A stretch of Bradyrhizobium diazoefficiens DNA encodes these proteins:
- a CDS encoding M3 family oligoendopeptidase, protein MNSRSKSALTKSASKPASSKPALRKPSTKKSAAKVKPSKPSLAKTALAKTASKTGKLPEWNLADLYSGIDAPEVARDLEMMDADCVAFETDYKGKLATGTANEDGGKWLAEAVRRYEAIDDLAGRLGSFAGLVHAGDSVDPKISKFYGDVSERLTAASTHLLFFALELNRVDDDILNRAMQAAELAYYRPWIEDLRKEKPYQLDDKLEQLFLEKAQTGYSAFNRLFDQTISGLRFKVGAKELAIEPTLNFLADRDGAKRKSAAEALAKTFKANERTFALITNTLAKDKDISDRWRGFKDVADSRHLNNRVEREVVDALVASVRAAYPKLSHRYYALKAKWFGKKRLAYWDRNAPLPFAATDTIGWPDARNMVLSAYRGFSPKMADIAERFFTDRWIDAPVRPGKAPGAFSHPTTPSAHPYVLMNYQGKPRDVMTLAHELGHGVHQVLAAKNGALMAPTPLTLAETASVFGEMLTFRRLLAQTKSAKQRQALLAGKVEDMINTVVRQIAFYSFERAVHTERKNGELTATRLGELWLSVQGESLGPAIEIKAGYENYWMYIPHFIHSPFYVYAYAFGDCLVNSLYAVYENAAEGFAERYLDMLAAGGTKHYSELLRPFELDAKDPKFWDGGLSVIAGMIDELEAMG, encoded by the coding sequence ATGAATTCGCGCTCCAAATCTGCCTTGACGAAGTCCGCCAGCAAGCCTGCTTCCAGCAAGCCCGCTCTCCGCAAGCCAAGCACGAAGAAATCCGCTGCCAAGGTAAAGCCCTCCAAGCCTTCGCTCGCCAAGACTGCGCTCGCCAAGACTGCGAGCAAGACCGGTAAGCTTCCGGAGTGGAACCTCGCCGATCTCTATTCCGGGATCGACGCGCCGGAAGTGGCGCGCGATCTCGAAATGATGGATGCCGATTGCGTCGCGTTCGAGACGGACTACAAAGGCAAGCTCGCAACAGGCACAGCAAACGAAGATGGCGGAAAATGGCTCGCTGAGGCCGTGCGGCGGTATGAAGCAATCGACGATCTCGCCGGCCGCCTTGGCTCCTTCGCCGGTCTCGTCCACGCCGGCGACAGCGTTGATCCCAAGATTTCAAAGTTTTACGGCGATGTGTCGGAGCGGCTGACGGCGGCGTCGACGCATCTTCTGTTCTTCGCGCTCGAGCTCAACCGCGTCGATGACGATATTTTGAACCGCGCGATGCAAGCCGCGGAGCTCGCGTACTACCGTCCCTGGATCGAGGACCTGCGCAAGGAGAAGCCGTATCAACTCGACGACAAGCTTGAGCAGCTGTTCCTGGAGAAGGCGCAGACCGGCTATTCCGCGTTCAACCGGCTGTTCGACCAGACCATCTCGGGTCTCCGCTTCAAGGTCGGTGCCAAGGAGCTCGCGATCGAGCCGACGCTCAATTTCCTGGCCGACCGCGACGGCGCCAAGCGCAAGAGCGCAGCCGAGGCTCTGGCGAAAACCTTCAAGGCCAATGAGCGCACCTTTGCGCTGATCACCAACACGCTCGCCAAGGACAAGGACATCTCGGACCGCTGGCGCGGCTTCAAGGATGTTGCCGATTCCCGCCATCTCAACAACCGCGTCGAGCGCGAAGTCGTGGATGCGCTGGTCGCTTCTGTGCGCGCGGCCTATCCGAAGCTGTCGCATCGCTATTATGCGCTGAAGGCGAAATGGTTCGGCAAGAAGCGGCTCGCTTATTGGGACCGCAACGCGCCGCTGCCGTTCGCGGCAACCGACACGATCGGCTGGCCCGATGCGCGGAACATGGTGCTGTCCGCCTATCGCGGCTTCTCGCCCAAAATGGCCGACATCGCCGAGCGCTTCTTCACCGATCGCTGGATCGACGCACCGGTGCGCCCGGGCAAGGCGCCGGGCGCCTTCTCGCATCCGACCACGCCGTCGGCGCACCCTTACGTTCTGATGAACTACCAGGGCAAGCCGCGCGACGTGATGACGCTTGCCCATGAACTCGGCCACGGCGTGCACCAGGTGCTGGCGGCGAAGAACGGCGCGCTGATGGCGCCGACGCCGCTGACGCTCGCCGAGACCGCGAGCGTGTTCGGCGAGATGCTGACCTTCAGGCGACTGTTGGCGCAGACCAAGAGCGCAAAGCAACGCCAGGCGTTGCTCGCCGGCAAGGTCGAGGACATGATCAATACCGTGGTGCGGCAAATCGCGTTCTATTCGTTCGAGCGGGCGGTCCACACCGAGCGCAAGAACGGCGAGCTGACCGCAACGCGGCTCGGTGAACTCTGGCTGTCGGTGCAGGGCGAGAGCCTGGGGCCGGCAATCGAGATCAAGGCGGGCTACGAGAACTACTGGATGTACATCCCGCACTTCATCCACTCGCCGTTCTACGTCTACGCCTATGCTTTCGGCGATTGCCTCGTGAACTCGCTCTATGCCGTCTACGAGAATGCGGCCGAGGGCTTTGCCGAGCGCTATCTCGACATGCTCGCCGCCGGCGGCACCAAGCACTATTCCGAACTGCTGCGGCCGTTCGAGCTCGACGCCAAGGACCCGAAATTTTGGGACGGCGGGCTCTCGGTCATTGCCGGGATGATCGACGAACTGGAGGCGATGGGCTGA
- a CDS encoding aa3-type cytochrome c oxidase subunit IV: MADHSEMAYTTADGNDYVAHEQTYEGFIKLVKYGTASVALIVILMAIFLT; this comes from the coding sequence ATGGCTGACCATAGCGAAATGGCCTACACCACGGCCGACGGCAACGACTACGTTGCCCACGAGCAGACCTATGAGGGCTTCATCAAGCTGGTGAAGTACGGTACGGCCTCGGTCGCGCTCATCGTGATCCTGATGGCGATCTTCCTGACCTGA
- a CDS encoding Re/Si-specific NAD(P)(+) transhydrogenase subunit alpha has protein sequence MKIAVAKEIDPSEPRVAASPDTVKKFKALGAEIAIEPGAGLKSGLPDSEFTAVGATVSADALKDADIIIKVKRPEASELAQYKRGALVIAIMDPYGNEAALKTMADAGVSAFAMELMPRITRAQVMDVLSSQANLAGYRAVIEGAEAFGRAFPMMMTAAGTVPAAKVFVMGVGVAGLQAIATARRLGAIVTATDVRPATKEQVESLGAKFLAVEDEEFKNAQTAGGYAKEMSKEYQAKQAALTAEHIKKQDIVITTALIPGRPAPKLVSAEMVRSMKPGSVLVDLAVERGGNVEGAKAGEVADLDGIKIVGYTNVAGRVAASASSLYARNLFNFIETMVDKASKALAVNWDDELVKATALTKDGAVIHPNFQPKV, from the coding sequence ATGAAGATCGCCGTTGCCAAGGAAATCGATCCGTCGGAGCCGCGCGTTGCCGCTTCGCCCGATACGGTGAAGAAGTTCAAGGCGTTAGGCGCCGAGATTGCCATCGAGCCGGGCGCCGGCCTCAAATCGGGCCTGCCCGATTCCGAATTCACCGCAGTAGGCGCCACCGTCAGCGCCGATGCGCTGAAGGACGCCGACATCATCATCAAGGTGAAGCGTCCCGAGGCCTCCGAGCTTGCGCAGTACAAGCGCGGCGCGCTCGTCATCGCCATCATGGATCCCTACGGCAACGAGGCCGCGCTGAAGACGATGGCGGATGCCGGTGTCTCCGCCTTCGCGATGGAATTGATGCCGCGCATCACGCGCGCGCAGGTGATGGACGTGCTGTCGTCGCAGGCAAATCTCGCCGGCTACCGCGCCGTGATCGAGGGCGCCGAGGCCTTCGGCCGCGCCTTCCCGATGATGATGACCGCGGCGGGCACCGTTCCGGCCGCAAAGGTGTTCGTGATGGGCGTCGGCGTCGCCGGCCTGCAGGCGATCGCGACCGCGCGCCGCCTCGGCGCCATCGTCACCGCGACTGACGTGCGGCCCGCGACGAAGGAGCAGGTCGAATCGCTCGGAGCAAAGTTCCTCGCCGTCGAGGACGAGGAGTTCAAGAACGCGCAGACCGCCGGCGGCTACGCCAAGGAAATGTCCAAGGAGTACCAGGCCAAGCAGGCCGCGCTCACCGCCGAACACATCAAGAAGCAGGACATCGTGATCACCACCGCGCTGATCCCGGGCCGGCCGGCGCCGAAGCTGGTCTCGGCCGAGATGGTCAGGTCGATGAAGCCGGGTTCGGTGCTGGTCGATCTCGCCGTCGAGCGCGGCGGCAATGTCGAGGGTGCCAAGGCCGGCGAAGTCGCCGACCTCGATGGCATCAAGATCGTCGGCTACACCAATGTCGCCGGCCGCGTCGCCGCGTCGGCCTCCAGCCTTTACGCGCGCAACCTGTTCAACTTCATCGAGACCATGGTCGACAAGGCCAGCAAGGCGCTCGCCGTGAACTGGGACGACGAACTCGTCAAGGCCACCGCGCTGACCAAGGATGGCGCCGTGATCCACCCGAACTTCCAGCCGAAGGTCTAA
- a CDS encoding type II toxin-antitoxin system death-on-curing family toxin → MNEPFWLTRQMVVAIHDEQLAIHGGASGLRDEGMLESALDRPKNKWSYENADLAELAAAYAFGVARNHPFVDGNKRTSLLALYTFLGVNSIDFVVPEAEAAAMILSLAAGEVSEQSLVRWIRDNLNSE, encoded by the coding sequence ATGAACGAACCGTTTTGGCTGACGCGTCAAATGGTCGTCGCCATCCACGACGAGCAACTTGCGATCCATGGTGGCGCAAGCGGTTTGCGCGACGAGGGCATGCTCGAATCCGCGCTCGACCGTCCGAAAAACAAGTGGTCCTATGAGAATGCTGATCTCGCTGAATTAGCCGCAGCCTACGCCTTCGGCGTTGCGCGCAATCATCCCTTCGTTGACGGCAACAAGCGCACTTCGCTCCTTGCGCTCTATACCTTTCTCGGCGTGAACAGCATCGACTTTGTCGTCCCAGAGGCTGAAGCTGCTGCGATGATCCTCTCCCTCGCGGCCGGTGAAGTCAGTGAGCAGAGCCTCGTCCGCTGGATCCGCGACAATCTGAATTCCGAATGA
- a CDS encoding sigma-54 dependent transcriptional regulator yields MAASILIADDDAVARRLVENMVQKCGYETVVVESGDAAIAALTAPDALAIDAVILDLVMPGLDGMGVLAKIREAGLSVPVIVQTAHGGIDNVISAMRAGAADFVVKPVGVERLQVSLRNALNASALKGELQRIRHSREGRLTFSDIITRAEAMTSAMRAAQKAANSTIPVLIEGDSGVGKEMFARAIHGSGERKAKPFIAVNCGAIPDNLVESILFGHEKGAFTGATERHMGKFLEAHGGTLFLDEVSELPLTAQVKLLRALQEGAVEAVGGRKPLKVDVRIISATNRKLLERVKQGHFREDLFYRLHVLPLTIPSLRARREDIPHLLRHFLARFAAEENRPISGISGEAVAHLAQLDWPGNIRQLENAVYRAVVMSEGDQLGLDDFPLLASHPHTAAEIPTAPLMIEPIAAPSVVSGSEIPIAPLPIAGALSMLTPTGDVRPLEDMENEIIRFAISHYRGQMSEVARRLKIGRSTLYRKLDEAGVPGHGGKSGEETH; encoded by the coding sequence ATGGCTGCCAGTATTTTGATTGCCGACGACGACGCAGTAGCCCGCCGCCTGGTCGAAAACATGGTGCAGAAATGCGGCTATGAGACGGTCGTCGTGGAGTCCGGCGACGCCGCAATTGCCGCCCTCACCGCCCCCGACGCACTGGCCATCGATGCCGTCATCCTCGATCTCGTGATGCCTGGCCTTGACGGCATGGGCGTGCTGGCGAAAATCCGCGAGGCGGGCCTCAGCGTGCCAGTCATCGTGCAGACCGCTCATGGCGGCATCGACAACGTGATCTCGGCGATGCGCGCGGGTGCGGCCGACTTCGTGGTCAAGCCAGTCGGCGTGGAGCGCCTTCAAGTTTCATTGCGTAACGCGCTCAACGCCTCCGCGCTCAAGGGCGAATTGCAGCGCATCCGCCACAGCCGCGAGGGCCGGCTGACCTTCTCTGACATCATCACGCGCGCCGAAGCGATGACGAGCGCGATGCGCGCTGCACAGAAGGCCGCCAACTCCACGATTCCCGTGCTGATCGAGGGCGACTCCGGCGTCGGCAAGGAGATGTTCGCGCGCGCCATCCATGGCAGCGGCGAACGCAAGGCAAAGCCGTTCATCGCGGTCAATTGCGGCGCCATCCCCGACAATCTCGTCGAGTCCATCCTGTTCGGCCACGAGAAGGGCGCCTTCACCGGCGCGACCGAGCGGCACATGGGCAAATTCCTCGAGGCCCATGGCGGCACGCTGTTTCTGGACGAGGTCAGCGAACTGCCGCTGACAGCTCAGGTCAAGCTGCTGCGCGCGCTCCAGGAGGGCGCAGTGGAAGCGGTCGGCGGCCGCAAGCCCTTGAAGGTCGACGTCCGCATCATCTCCGCGACCAATCGCAAGCTTCTGGAGCGGGTCAAGCAGGGTCATTTCCGCGAAGACCTGTTCTATCGCCTGCACGTTTTGCCGCTGACGATTCCTTCACTCAGGGCCCGGCGCGAGGACATCCCGCACCTCCTGCGCCATTTTCTGGCGCGCTTTGCCGCCGAGGAGAACCGCCCGATCTCCGGCATCAGTGGCGAGGCCGTGGCGCATCTCGCCCAGCTCGACTGGCCCGGCAACATCCGCCAGCTCGAAAACGCTGTTTACCGCGCGGTGGTGATGAGCGAGGGCGACCAGCTCGGTCTCGACGATTTTCCGCTGCTGGCGTCGCATCCGCACACCGCAGCCGAGATTCCGACCGCGCCACTGATGATCGAGCCGATCGCGGCGCCCTCCGTCGTGTCGGGTAGTGAAATACCGATCGCACCGCTCCCGATTGCGGGGGCCCTCTCGATGTTGACCCCCACCGGCGATGTCCGCCCGCTCGAGGACATGGAGAACGAGATCATCCGCTTCGCGATCTCGCACTACCGGGGACAGATGTCGGAGGTGGCACGTCGCCTCAAAATTGGCAGGTCCACGCTTTATCGCAAACTCGACGAAGCCGGCGTTCCCGGCCATGGCGGGAAAAGCGGCGAAGAGACGCACTGA
- a CDS encoding AbrB/MazE/SpoVT family DNA-binding domain-containing protein — MNENATPKDLKNESTALQVRKIGNSIGLILPKELAARLNLKEGDKLFPVEQSDGALVLTSYDPDFEKAMEVARRGMKRYHNALAELAK, encoded by the coding sequence ATGAACGAGAACGCGACCCCCAAAGACCTGAAAAACGAATCCACCGCTCTTCAGGTGCGCAAGATCGGCAATTCTATCGGCCTCATTTTGCCGAAGGAGTTGGCTGCCCGTCTCAACCTCAAAGAGGGCGACAAGCTCTTTCCGGTTGAGCAATCGGACGGGGCATTGGTACTGACATCTTACGATCCCGATTTCGAAAAAGCGATGGAAGTCGCGCGGCGAGGCATGAAGCGTTACCACAACGCTCTCGCCGAGCTCGCCAAATGA